From a region of the Mycolicibacterium sp. MU0050 genome:
- a CDS encoding nitroreductase family deazaflavin-dependent oxidoreductase, translating to MSAPDDWNTKIIEEFRANAGRVGGNFEGAPMVLVHHTGRKSGRQTVTPMMYLPDDDNPDTIYVFASKAGAPTNPAWYYNLTAAGTAQVEVGTETYTVAVSEITGDARDRIYREQAQRYPGFAEYERKTAGVRTIPVLALTRSA from the coding sequence ATGAGCGCACCGGACGACTGGAATACCAAGATCATCGAGGAGTTCCGCGCCAACGCCGGCCGCGTCGGCGGGAACTTCGAAGGCGCCCCAATGGTGTTGGTACATCACACCGGCCGCAAGAGCGGTAGGCAGACCGTCACACCCATGATGTACCTGCCCGACGACGACAACCCCGACACCATCTACGTGTTCGCCTCGAAGGCCGGAGCGCCCACCAATCCCGCCTGGTACTACAACCTGACGGCCGCCGGAACCGCGCAGGTCGAGGTCGGCACCGAGACGTACACCGTCGCCGTCTCCGAGATCACCGGAGACGCCCGCGACCGGATCTACCGCGAACAAGCGCAGCGTTATCCCGGTTTCGCCGAGTACGAACGAAAGACTGCCGGCGTCCGCACCATCCCGGTACTCGCCCTCACGCGTTCGGCGTAG
- a CDS encoding HNH endonuclease signature motif containing protein gives MGRDAFSDRDTVLTCLAELEATHARLEQCSLDGFTGEELLAVLRRREVLARRAPVVDHRIVARLVADGNPGALGATTVAEALTEHLRISRGQARRRVTEAAQLGPRTSLTGQPLPPLLPTLAAAQAAGQIGPEHLDIARKAYAKIPAAVPADLRATAEADLAAMATRFGPAAFAKLAEHLLTVLDPDGDVTDRDRRAQRRARLGRQRPDGMSTLHALITPELRATLEPIFAKLAAPGMCNPADEHPCLTGTPTETHILADDRTPDQRHHDALTAMSRALLACGDLGQLNGLPVTVIVTTTLAELHTAAGEPEPAASATNTAAPQRKPLTGKALTAGGTILPISDLLRMASHAYHYLTIFDDTTGRPLWLGRTKRLATADQRIVLHARDHGCTRPGCTTAGYHTQVHHLRDWAHDGPTDINNLALACGPDNRMATTENWTTQLNNTGRVEWIPPPPLERGQPRTNPYHFIEDLIDYHHTNTAPLGSPPHTNSEPNAVSGADDNLTAHSRASDNLTDADPVNDNQAGDDDAAADPNPGSTDLDTPNDPLPEPDYFWDDGPLPGEPGYDELLEAHHRAYETMDLQALDPDYEHLPWVYLTSQKP, from the coding sequence ATGGGTAGGGATGCGTTCAGCGACCGGGACACGGTGCTGACGTGTCTGGCCGAACTCGAAGCCACCCACGCCCGCCTGGAGCAGTGCTCCTTGGACGGCTTCACCGGCGAAGAACTGCTCGCCGTACTACGGCGCCGGGAGGTGCTGGCCCGCCGCGCCCCCGTGGTCGACCACCGCATCGTGGCCCGCCTGGTCGCCGACGGCAACCCCGGCGCCCTGGGCGCCACCACCGTGGCCGAGGCCCTGACCGAACACCTGCGCATCAGCCGCGGCCAAGCACGGCGCCGCGTCACCGAAGCCGCCCAACTGGGCCCGCGCACCAGCCTCACCGGCCAACCCCTACCCCCGCTGCTCCCCACCCTGGCCGCCGCCCAAGCCGCCGGACAGATCGGGCCCGAACACCTCGACATCGCCCGCAAGGCCTACGCCAAAATCCCCGCCGCCGTGCCCGCCGACCTCCGCGCCACCGCCGAAGCCGACCTGGCCGCCATGGCCACCCGCTTCGGCCCCGCCGCCTTCGCCAAACTCGCCGAACACCTGCTGACCGTCCTGGATCCCGACGGCGACGTCACCGACCGCGACCGCCGCGCCCAACGCCGCGCCCGCCTAGGCCGCCAACGCCCCGACGGCATGTCCACCCTGCACGCACTCATCACCCCCGAACTGCGCGCCACCCTGGAACCGATCTTCGCCAAACTCGCCGCACCGGGCATGTGCAACCCCGCCGACGAACACCCCTGCCTGACCGGCACCCCCACCGAAACCCACATCCTCGCCGACGACCGCACCCCCGACCAACGCCACCATGACGCCCTGACCGCCATGAGCCGCGCCCTGCTGGCCTGCGGCGACCTCGGCCAACTCAACGGCCTCCCCGTCACCGTCATCGTCACCACCACCCTGGCCGAACTACACACCGCCGCCGGCGAACCCGAACCCGCCGCATCGGCGACCAACACCGCAGCGCCACAACGAAAACCGTTGACCGGCAAAGCGCTCACCGCCGGCGGCACCATACTGCCCATCAGCGACCTGCTCCGCATGGCCAGCCACGCCTACCACTACCTGACCATCTTCGACGACACCACCGGCCGCCCCCTATGGCTCGGGCGCACCAAACGCCTGGCCACCGCCGACCAACGCATCGTCCTACACGCCCGCGACCACGGCTGCACCCGCCCCGGCTGCACCACCGCCGGCTACCACACCCAAGTCCACCACCTACGCGACTGGGCCCACGACGGCCCCACCGACATCAACAACCTCGCCCTGGCCTGCGGCCCCGACAACCGCATGGCCACCACCGAAAACTGGACCACCCAACTCAACAACACCGGCCGCGTCGAATGGATCCCACCCCCACCCCTAGAACGCGGCCAACCCCGCACCAACCCCTACCACTTCATCGAAGACCTCATCGACTACCACCACACCAACACCGCACCACTGGGGAGTCCGCCCCACACCAACTCAGAGCCCAACGCAGTCAGCGGGGCCGACGACAACCTCACCGCACACAGCAGAGCCAGCGACAACCTGACTGACGCTGACCCCGTCAACGACAACCAGGCCGGCGATGACGACGCCGCCGCTGACCCGAACCCAGGCTCGACCGACCTCGACACCCCGAATGACCCACTGCCCGAACCCGATTACTTCTGGGACGACGGACCCCTACCCGGCGAACCCGGATACGACGAACTCCTCGAAGCCCATCACCGCGCCTACGAGACCATGGACCTACAAGCCCTCGACCCCGACTACGAACACCTCCCCTGGGTATACCTGACCTCCCAGAAGCCATAG
- a CDS encoding acyltransferase family protein → MLTVLTERPLPSAVPRTAPTVRDDLSGLRGLAVALVVLFHVWAGSASAGLDVLLVLFGFYCGRRLLEGFTAGYSFDALRSEFSWSARRLLPALVVVVAASGVATLLLQPRTRWETFADHSLSTFAFYQNWQLVNSAGAYAPAGEAVSPLQHLWAISVLGQFFLAGLVVAGLIAVVAPRRRRRAVFVAVVALAAVASFVYAVASHRTDQATAFYDSFARAWEPLAGVLAAAVALRVNWPRWLRAAAGAVGLTAIVAVGFFVDGAEQYPGPLAAIPVVGTVLIVLGAANLLDAERLPWPSRVLQSVPLLSLGTMAYALYLWHWPVLIFWLTHSDEDRAGLSDGIVVVVVAVALAFLTQRLVERSLRAAPNRARHGHAPTMSLVWTSVLLTVAIVVALGSAGWRQYTNTIRANGADLLKLSAADYPGARALLDGVPVPKLPVRPSVLEASDDLPASIVDECISDFGNAALIKCTYGDPRASRTIAVAGGSHSEHWLPALNRLGQRHGFKVVTYLKMGCPLNTDEVPRVSVSNNPYPGCREWTDTTMASLVEDRPDFVFMTTTRPRPTAPGDFVPENYLGIWDTLAAHDISILGIRDTPWMYRDGMVFSPVDCLAEGGDPEGCGLPRSQALGDYNPTLDYLDRYPNIAPLDLSDAVCGPDVCRAVEGNVLVYHDAHHLTSTYVNTLADEMARQLSEATGWW, encoded by the coding sequence CCGCCGGCTACTCCTTTGACGCTCTGCGCAGCGAGTTCTCGTGGTCGGCGCGCCGCTTGTTGCCCGCGCTGGTGGTGGTTGTTGCGGCCAGCGGTGTGGCGACGCTGCTCTTGCAGCCGCGAACGCGGTGGGAAACGTTTGCCGATCACAGCCTTTCGACGTTCGCCTTCTACCAGAACTGGCAGCTGGTCAACTCGGCGGGAGCGTATGCGCCGGCTGGGGAAGCGGTCAGCCCGCTGCAACACCTATGGGCCATCTCGGTGTTGGGGCAATTCTTCCTCGCCGGCCTGGTGGTCGCCGGGTTGATCGCCGTCGTGGCGCCCCGACGCCGCCGGCGGGCCGTGTTCGTGGCCGTGGTCGCCCTGGCGGCGGTGGCGTCTTTCGTTTATGCCGTCGCCAGCCACCGGACCGATCAGGCCACGGCGTTCTATGACAGCTTTGCGCGCGCCTGGGAGCCGTTGGCGGGCGTGCTCGCCGCGGCGGTTGCGCTGCGGGTGAACTGGCCCCGCTGGTTGCGCGCCGCCGCGGGTGCCGTGGGTCTCACGGCGATCGTTGCTGTCGGATTCTTCGTCGACGGCGCCGAACAGTACCCGGGTCCGCTGGCGGCGATCCCCGTCGTCGGGACGGTCCTGATCGTTCTCGGCGCGGCGAATCTTCTTGACGCGGAGCGCCTCCCGTGGCCGAGTCGGGTCCTACAATCGGTCCCGCTGCTTTCGCTGGGGACCATGGCCTACGCGCTCTATCTGTGGCACTGGCCGGTGCTGATCTTCTGGCTCACCCATTCCGACGAGGATCGCGCGGGGCTCAGCGACGGGATCGTGGTGGTCGTTGTGGCCGTGGCACTGGCGTTTCTCACGCAGCGACTCGTCGAGCGCTCCCTGCGCGCGGCGCCCAACCGCGCCCGGCACGGTCACGCGCCGACGATGTCGTTGGTGTGGACCAGTGTGTTGCTAACGGTCGCCATCGTGGTTGCCCTCGGTTCGGCCGGGTGGCGGCAGTACACGAACACCATTCGCGCCAATGGTGCTGATCTGCTGAAACTTTCGGCGGCGGATTATCCGGGGGCGCGCGCACTACTCGACGGCGTGCCGGTGCCCAAGTTGCCGGTGCGCCCGTCCGTGCTGGAGGCCTCGGACGATCTGCCGGCCTCGATTGTCGACGAATGCATCAGCGACTTCGGGAACGCGGCCCTGATCAAATGCACTTACGGAGATCCACGGGCATCGCGCACCATCGCCGTCGCCGGCGGGTCACACTCCGAACACTGGCTCCCCGCGCTGAATCGACTCGGACAGCGGCACGGGTTCAAGGTCGTGACCTATCTGAAGATGGGGTGCCCGCTCAACACCGACGAGGTGCCGCGGGTGAGCGTGTCGAACAACCCCTACCCGGGGTGTCGCGAATGGACCGACACGACGATGGCCAGCCTGGTGGAGGACCGGCCCGACTTCGTGTTCATGACGACGACGCGACCGCGCCCCACCGCGCCGGGTGACTTTGTGCCCGAAAACTATCTGGGCATCTGGGATACGTTGGCCGCCCATGACATTTCGATCCTGGGGATCCGCGACACGCCCTGGATGTACCGGGACGGCATGGTGTTCTCACCGGTCGATTGCCTGGCGGAGGGTGGCGATCCGGAAGGCTGCGGCCTGCCGCGCTCGCAGGCCCTTGGGGACTACAACCCCACGCTGGATTACCTGGACCGCTATCCGAACATCGCGCCGCTCGATCTCAGCGACGCCGTGTGCGGTCCCGATGTCTGCCGCGCGGTCGAGGGCAATGTGCTGGTCTACCACGACGCCCACCACCTGACGTCGACCTACGTCAATACCTTGGCCGACGAGATGGCTCGGCAACTTTCGGAGGCCACCGGTTGGTGGTGA